One Brassica napus cultivar Da-Ae chromosome C2, Da-Ae, whole genome shotgun sequence DNA window includes the following coding sequences:
- the LOC111213971 gene encoding protein FLOWERING LOCUS T — translation MSLSNRDPLVVGRVVGDVLECFTRSIDLRVTYGQREVTNGLDLRPSQVLNKPRVEIGGEDLRNFYTLVMVDPDVPSPSNPHLREYLHWLVTDIPATTGTNFGNEIVSYESPRPNSGIHRIVLVLFRQLGRQTVYEPGWRQQFNTREFASLYNLGLPVAAVFYNCQRESGCGGRRS, via the exons ATGTCTTTAAGTAATAGAGATCCTCTTGTGGTAGGGAGAGTTGTAGGAGACGTTCTTGAATGTTTCACAAGATCAATCGATCTAAGGGTTACTTATGGCCAAAGAGAGGTGACAAATGGGTTGGATCTAAGGCCTTCTCAAGTTCTCAACAAGCCAAGAGTTGAGATTGGTGGAGAAGACCTAAGGAACTTCTACACTTTG GTTATGGTGGATCCAGATGTTCCAAGTCCTAGCAATCCTCACCTCCGAGAATATCTTCACTG GTTGGTGACTGATATCCCAGCGACAACTGGAACAAACTTTG GCAATGAGATTGTATCTTACGAGAGTCCAAGGCCCAACTCGGGTATTCATCGTATCGTGCTGGTATTGTTCCGACAGCTCGGTAGGCAAACAGTGTATGAACCAGGATGGCGCCAACAGTTCAACACTCGTGAGTTTGCTTCCCTATACAATCTCGGCCTTCCCGTGGCTGCGGTTTTCTACAATTGTCAGAGGGAGAGTGGCTGCGGAGGACGAAGAAGTTAG
- the LOC125581948 gene encoding uncharacterized protein LOC125581948, producing MGPKTSHKVALLFSLLLLILTISSQARVIEAASRKLASGRNIVYTPSSKSCGATHATWKKKKRGPCRRPPRTAPASYQSP from the exons atgGGTCCAAAAACATCACATAAGGTTGCTCTTTTGTTCTCTCTTCTCCTTTTGATTTTGACGATTTCCTCTCAAGCTAGAGTCATCGAGGCTGCAAGCCGAAAACTTG CATCCGGAAGGAACATCGTGTATACTCCATCTTCAAAATCTTGCGGAGCGACCCACGCAacgtggaagaagaagaaacgcgGACCATGTAGACGTCCTCCAAGAACTGCTCCAGCTTCTTACCAATCACCATAA
- the LOC106402701 gene encoding enoyl-CoA delta isomerase 1, peroxisomal-like, with product MCTLEKRGRLFLLKLTGDGEHRLNPTLLDNIRSAITQIRSDPSSSQSVLITTSDGKFFSNGYDLALAASDPPLRAVMAAKLQSLVADLISLPMPTIAAVTGHASAAGFLLAMSHDYILMRRDRGFLYMSELDIELVLPAWFMSMIRMKVVSPAAKRDVALTAEKITADRGLEMGIVDSSHGSAGETVEAAVKLGEEIVRRGADGHVYGRMRETLLREVLHAIGSNESASNGVRNSGSKL from the coding sequence ATGTGTACATTGGAGAAGCGTGGTCGACTTTTCCTACTGAAACTCACCGGCGACGGCGAACACCGTCTCAACCCTACCTTACTCGACAACATCCGCTCCGCCATCACACAAATCCGTTCCGATCCATCGTCTTCACAATCGGTCCTCATCACAACCTCCGATGGAAAATTCTTCTCCAACGGCTACGATCTCGCCTTAGCCGCATCGGATCCTCCTCTCCGCGCTGTCATGGCCGCCAAACTCCAATCCTTGGTGGCCGATCTCATCTCTCTCCCTATGCCGACGATCGCCGCCGTAACCGGTCACGCCTCCGCCGCGGGATTCCTTCTCGCGATGAGTCACGACTATATATTGATGCGTCGCGACAGAGGGTTTCTGTATATGAGTGAGCTGGATATCGAGCTTGTGCTTCCTGCGTGGTTTATGTCTATGATCCGGATGAAGGTTGTTTCTCCGGCGGCGAAAAGAGACGTGGCGTTGACGGCGGAGAAAATTACGGCGGATCGGGGTTTGGAGATGGGAATCGTGGATTCCAGTCATGGTAGTGCGGGGGAGACGGTTGAAGCCGCCGTAAAGTTGGGAGAGGAGATAGTTCGACGGGGAGCTGATGGACACGTGTATGGTAGGATGAGAGAGACTCTTTTAAGAGAGGTTCTCCATGCGATTGGTTCAAACGAGAGCGCTTCCAATGGAGTGCGAAACAGCGGATCTAAATTGTAA
- the LOC111210401 gene encoding 2-alkenal reductase (NADP(+)-dependent)-like: protein MEEVAVVENKKVILKNYVDGIPTETDMELKMGDTIELKAPKGSSSFLVKNLYLSCDPYMRSRMRDFHGSYLPPFLPGQRIEGFGVARVIDSDDPNYTPGELICGITGWEEYSLLRNSNELQLRKIQLDDAIPLSYHLGLLGMAGFTAYAGFYEICSPKKGESVFVSAASGAVGQLVGQLAKLNGCYVVGSAGSKQKVDLLKNKLGFDEAFNYKEEADLDAALKRYFPEGINIYFDNVGGSMLDAALLNMKVHGRIALCGMVSLQSLSSSSQGINNLYNAIPKRLRLEGFLQSDHVHIFPQFLEHVKEYYKEGKIVYIEDMSEGLELAPAALVGLFSGKNVGKQVVRVANE, encoded by the exons ATGGAAGAAGTTGCAGTGGTGGAGAACAAGAAAGTTATACTAAAGAACTACGTAGATGGCATTCCTACAGAAACAGACATGGAACTGAAGATGGGAGACACAATTGAGCTCAAGGCACCAAAAGGATCCTCTTCTTTCCTCGTCAAAAATCTCTACTTGTCCTGCGATCCTTACATGAGAAGTCGTATGCGCGATTTTCACGGCTCCTACCTCCCTCCTTTTCTTCCTGGTCAA CGTATTGAAGGGTTTGGTGTAGCAAGGGTGATAGATTCTGATGATCCTAATTACACGCCCGGGGAGTTAATCTGCGGGATTACTGGTTGGGAAGAATACAGTTTGCTTCGTAACTCAAATGAGCTACAGTTGAGAAAGATTCAGCTGGACGATGCCATTCCCCTTTCTTATCATCTTGGCCTTCTTG GAATGGCTGGATTTACAGCGTATGCAGGGTTCTATGAGATATGCTCTCCGAAAAAAGGGGAGAGTGTTTTTGTGTCTGCAGCTTCAGGAGCAGTAGGACAACTTGTTGGTCAGCTAGCTAAGTTGAACGGCTGCTACGTTGTTGGGAGTGCTGGTAGTAAACAAAAG GTTGATCTTCTTAAAAACAAGCTTGGGTTTGATGAAGCATTTAACTACAAGGAAGAGGCTGATCTTGATGCTGCTTTGAAGAG GTATTTCCCGGAGGGGATCAATATCTACTTTGACAACGTGGGTGGATCCATGCTTGATGCAGCGCTCCTGAACATGAAGGTCCATGGTAGAATCGCGCTCTGTGGAATGGTGTCTTTACAAAGCCTCTCAAGCTCATCACAAGGAATCAACAACCTGTACAACGCGATCCCCAAACGACTAAGATTAGAAGGGTTCTTGCAAAGCGATCATGTCCATATTTTCCCCCAGTTCCTTGAACATGTCAAAGAATATTACAAGGAAGGGAAGATTGTGTACATCGAAGATATGTCAGAAGGCCTCGAGCTTGCTCCCGCTGCACTTGTTGGGTTGTTTTCTGGGAAAAATGTTGGTAAACAGGTCGTTCGGGTTGCTAATGAGTGA
- the LOC106442921 gene encoding endoglucanase 7: MHPGNLWGGRLDAIDSDRAEAEEEERRRNMTEWDRGALHSQQLSAEHQRNQLDETQQGWLLAPQDSWKKKRKKYVNLGCISVSRTVFMWTVGSIVVLFLVVALPIIIVKSLPRHKSTPPPPDNYTLAIHKAIQFFDAQKSGKLPKNNRVSWRGDSGLKDGLPDVVGGLVGGYYDGGSNTKFHFPMAFSMTMLSWSLIEYSQKFKAINEYDHMRDVLKWGTDYLLLTFNNSATRLDHIYAQVGGGLRDSESPDDIYCWQRPEDMSYDRPVISLTTATDLGAEVASALAAASIVFNDKPTYAKKLKKGAETLWPFFRNKNRRKRYSDGQPMIQAFYNSTSMFDELMWAGAWLYYATGNQTYIQFATNPSVPKTAKAFANQPELMVPSWNNKLPGAMLLMTRYRLFLNPGFPYENMLSRYHNATGVTMCAYLKQYNVFNRTSGGLIQLNMGKPRPLEYVAHASFLASLFADYLNSTGVPGWYCGPTFVSTQVLKDFAKSQIDYILGDNPLKMSYIVGFGKKFPRHVYHRGATIPNDKKRRSCREGLKYRDTKNPNPNNITGAMVGGPNKSDQFHDIRSNYNASEPTMSGNAGIVAALISLTSSGGYQIDKNTMFNGVPPLYPPAPPSPKAWKP; encoded by the exons ATGCATCCAGGGAATCTATGGGGCGGGAGGCTCGACGCCATAGACAGCGACCGAGCCGAGGCTGAGGAGGAAGAGCGGCGGAGGAACATGACGGAGTGGGACAGAGGAGCCCTCCATTCGCAGCAACTATCTGCCGAACATCAGAGGAATCAATTGGACGAGACGCAACAAGGCTGGTTACTTGCACCACAAGATAGctggaaaaagaagagaaagaagtatGTAAACCTAGGTTGTATTTCCGTTAGCCGAACGGTTTTTATGTGGACCGTTGGATCTATCGTCGTCTTGTTCCTCGTCGTTGCTCTTCCGATCATCATCGTTAAGTCGTTGCCTCGTCATAAGTctacacctcctcctccagATAATTACACTCTTGCCATCCATAAGGCTATTCAGTTTTTCGACGCCCAGAAAT CGGGTAAATTGCCGAAGAACAATCGAGTTTCATGGAGAGGAGATTCGGGGCTGAAGGATGGATTGCCAGACGTGGTCGGAGGATTGGTGGGAGGGTACTACGACGGTGGAAGTAACACCAAGTTCCATTTTCCGATGGCATTCTCAATGACAATGCTAAGTTGGAGTCTTATTGAGTATAGTCAAAAATTCAAAGCCATCAATGAATATGATCACATGAGAGATGTTCTCAAATGGGGAACTGACTATCTGCTTCTCACTTTCAACAATTCTGCAACTCGCCTTGATCATATCTACGCTCAG GTTGGTGGAGGACTAAGAGACTCAGAATCACCAGATGATATCTACTGTTGGCAAAGACCAGAAGACATGTCCTACGACCGTCCTGTAATCTCTTTAACTACCGCCACTGACCTCGGTGCAGAAGTCGCCTCCGCCTTAGCTGCCGCCTCAATCGTCTTCAACGACAAACCAACCTACGCCAAAAAGCTAAAAAAAGGAGCAGAAACTCTGTGGCCTTTCTTTAGAAACAAGAACAGACGCAAGCGCTACTCAGACGGACAACCAATGATTCAAGCCTTCTACAACTCAACAAGTATGTTCGACGAACTTATGTGGGCTGGCGCGTGGCTTTACTACGCCACAGGGAACCAGACTTATATACAATTCGCCACAAACCCAAGCGTGCCTAAAACGGCTAAAGCTTTTGCTAATCAACCAGAATTGATGGTACCGAGCTGGAATAACAAATTGCCTGGGGCTATGTTGTTGATGACTCGGTACAGATTGTTCTTGAATCCTGGTTTTCCTTATGAGAACATGCTCAGTAGGTACCATAACGCTACTGGTGTCACCATGTGTGCTTATCTAAAGCAGTACAACGTTTTTAACCGGACTTCAG GAGGGCTTATACAATTGAACATGGGGAAACCAAGACCACTGGAATATGTGGCTCATGCTTCTTTCTTAGCTTCTTTGTTTGCGGATTATCTGAACTCAACTGGAGTTCCTGGATGGTATTGTGGCCCTACCTTTGTCTCGACTCAGGTTCTTAAGGATTTTGCTAAGTCTCAG ATTGATTACATTCTTGGAGATAACCCTTTAAAAATGAGCTATATTGTTGGGTTCGGCAAGAAATTTCCAAGACACGTTTACCACCGAGGAGCCACCATCCCAAAcgacaagaagagaagaagctgtAGAGAAGGATTGAAGTATAGAGACACAAAAAATCCTAACCCAAACAATATCACAGGAGCTATGGTTGGTGGACCAAACAAATCCGATCAGTTCCATGACATACGAAGCAATTACAACGCGAGTGAGCCTACTATGTCCGGAAACGCAGGTATCGTGGCTGCTCTCATTTCATTAACCAGCAGTGGAGGCTACCAAATCGATAAGAATACAATGTTCAATGGTGTTCCTCCTCTTTACCCTCCTGCCCCACCATCCCCTAAAGCTTGGAAGCCTTAA